From the Ignavibacteriales bacterium genome, the window TAGGTAGGATCCAATAATTTCTCTGAGGATCTTTGCTAATAGTCTCGAATGTCTGTCCTGGTTCGGTAAATACACCTATCATTGCATCTGTTGAGGAAAATTCTTCTGGTGGTTCAGGAGGAAAATCGGATTCTTCGGTAACATTTTGTAAATTTTCTTCTTCCATTTTAGTAGGGTTTTATTTGAAAATTTATTTTAGTCGTTGTATAGATTATTGTCGTATATATACTTTTCGACCTTTGAGTTAACAAGGTATTTTATTGACTTATCATGTGAGACATGATCTCTTATTAAAGATGATGATATCTCTATGAGGGGTGTACTCAGGAATTTTACCCGTGATGTATATTCCGGTTTTGCATCCTGCACAACAAAATTAGGACGCGCAATTATGACTACCTCAGACAACAAGAATAGCTTTTCCGGCTGTTTCCATTTCGGAAATTCCAATAGGTTATCTATACCGAGTATCAAATATAATTTAACAAAATCATCCTTATATTTCTCCTTGAGCTGTATCAATGTATCTACTGTATAGCTTTTACCGTTTTCGTTTCGTATTTCTATGTCGGAAACTTCAAAATTCTCGTCGTCTTGAAATGCAAGCTTCGACATGTTTAGTCTGTGTTCTGCAGCGATGGTTTCATGCTCTTTCAATGGATGTTTACCTGAAGGTATAAATATGATTTTATCAAGATGCATCTGCTCCCTGACATCATCAGCGAGTATGGAATGTGCTATATGAGGTGGATCAAACGCTCCGCCAAAAATCCCGTATCGTTTCATTTTTGATTGTATGAAAAAAGATAATAATAGTCTTTTTCAGATAACAGATAAAATTAAATAATGGAAATTATTCATTTTCCCATATTTTTCTTATGCTAATTAACTTATATTAGGTTAAATTATTATTAATGTTGTATTATTGAAGAGCCGTACTGTTGCATATATCGAACTATTCCTCGCCGCTATTACATGGTCTTCGTTTTTTATTTTCTCTAAGGAGTTAGAAAAGGTTGGTCTCGAACCGGTAAATATTATCAGTGCACGCATGATTTTTGCAGCACTCATTTATGCTGCCATTGCTCTTCCTTTGAAGCTTAAGATTCCCTCAATTATTAAAAACCCCTTATTAATTACTCCGGGGCTTACTTTCTTTGTCGCCGCTGTAATGATTGCCACCGGGGAGGAAGGACAATCTCCGGGACTTACCGCTTTTATAGGGTTTTTAGTACCCATCATTATCAGCCTTTTTTTCCTGGAAAAGCTTCATATTAAACTTTCACATCTAGGCATCGTTTCTCTTATAGTCGCCATTATTGGGTTTACTCTGACAGGTTTTGGCGACGAGATCAGAATGAACCTTTCAGTCATTTACACCTTTATTGGAGCATGCTTTGCAGGTTTATATTTTGTTACCCAAAAATTCCTTGTTAAACAGCATGGTCCGTATGTAGTGACATTCTTTGCTTTCTGGGGAGCCGTTCCCATCGCAATCTTTTTTATCCCCTCGTTTTTAGGGCAGGTATCCCTGATGAATGGGTATTCATGGATAATGCTTATGGGTTTAACGATTTTTTCTACCCTCATACCATTCTTTTTATATACTCATGCAATGCGAGACTTAGGTCCGGCTGAGGGAACCGCTGTTAACCTGCTTATTCCTTTTGCTGGTAGTTTACTTTCTTTTGCGATAGGTGGGTATGGATTAACCAGTATTTCAGTTATTGGAGGTTTGCTCACCTTGGTAGGAGTTTGTTTCTATGTCTTTAAAGGAATAAACAGGCAGGACGATCCCGTTAAATAGTTTTGATATGATATGGAAAAGCGCACTATTGCTTTTGTGGAACTATTTCTGGTTGCATTAAGCTGGTCATCCTTTTTCCTTTTTCTCAAAGAATTGGAAAAAGAGGGTGTTTCTCCTGTGAATATCGTTGTCGGGAGAATGGTTATCGCTTCTCTCATAATGATAGTTGTAGCTTTAATTTTAAAAACTAAACTTCCTCCACTAAAAGATTTTGCTTTATTATCTTTTCCGGGTCTTTCGTTTTTTGCAGGTGCGTGGTTAGTTGCACGGGGAGCTGAAAGCCAACCACCTGGGATAACCGCTTTTCTCCAATTTGCGGTTCCTATCTCTATAAGCTTATTCCTTCTGAAAAAACTGGATATTAAACTTACCGTTATAGGTGTAATTGCACTGGTACTGGCGGTAGCGGGACTCCTTATCACCGCAATGGGGGATACCTTTACTATCAATATCTCGCTGGGCATTATCTTTCTTGGTGCCGCCTTTATTGGATTGTACCTTATCTCTCAGAAATTCCTCGTAAAGAGGTACGGTCCCTTTATAGTAACTTGTTTTGTTTTTTGGGGCTCGTTACCCCTCGCTGTTTTCTTTATCCCTGATTTCATTAAGCATGTACCGGGTATGTCTGGAGAGGCATGGTTTATGATGATAGGTATGGTAGTTTTAGCCTCGATTATTCCTTTTTTACTCTATAATCATGCTATGAAAGAACTCGGTCCGGTCGAAGGTACTGCGGTCAATCTGATTATTCCTTTTCTTGGGAGCCTTGTCTCATTTGCATTTGGAGGATTCGATCTGAGTAACGAAACGCTGATTGGAGGGATAGTGACATTTGTGGGGGTAGGATTCTTTGTTGGTAAAGGAATTTTACGGCAGGATGAAGTTAAGAGCTAACCTCACTATATATATTCATTATCATATTGGTCATTTCTTTTTCATCGTATTTCCTTGCTTCTACAGTGGCATTTTGAGATAGCTTATTTCGCTTTGGTTCATCACTCAGCAAAGTTTGTATCTTATCTTTAAGTTCTTCTTTGTTTTTTAGATCAAACAACTCTCCGGTTTTACCATCTGTGATCAATTCACGATTTGATGGAATATCACTCGCTATAATACATCTTCCTGATGCCATTGCCTCTATAAGTGTAATAGACAATCCTTCCCATAAAGAAGGGAACACAAATATATCTATTAAAGGATAATACTCTTCCACGTTCGGTACTTCACCTGTAAAGATGATTTTTTCTTCTATACCAGATCTTTTTACCTGCTCCTTGCAATTTTCTAGAAATTGTCCGTCACCTGCCAATAATAGTCTTAATTTATCATTGCTCGATGATAATTCACTAAATGCATCTATCAGCATTCGCTGGTTCTTCTGGAAATCAAATCTGGAAATATTACCGATAACGATGTTATCATTTTGTATTCCTAACTTTTTCTTTAGGTCACTGTGAACTTTACCGCCGGAAAACCTGCTCACGTCGATCCCGTTCTTTATTATGGCAGTTTTTGATGAATCAATAATTTTCATTTTTTCAGCAAGTTTTTTATCTTCATTAGATACACATATAAATTTGTCAGTGTATTTTACTAATGACTGTTCGATCGAATGTGAAAACCATTTACGCAAAAAATTCCTTGTTCGTGTGTAATGTATTCCGTGAATTGTATGTACAGCTTTCACTTTTTCGTACTTTTTCTTGTAAAACCGGGCATACATCCCGGCTACCCCGCCATGCGAATGAATTATCTGGATATCGCTATCAGTTACTATTTCGTCTATTGCTTGAAGATACTTTCCTCTATATATCTTCGGCAGGTATATACCGG encodes:
- a CDS encoding EamA family transporter, which codes for MEKRTIAFVELFLVALSWSSFFLFLKELEKEGVSPVNIVVGRMVIASLIMIVVALILKTKLPPLKDFALLSFPGLSFFAGAWLVARGAESQPPGITAFLQFAVPISISLFLLKKLDIKLTVIGVIALVLAVAGLLITAMGDTFTINISLGIIFLGAAFIGLYLISQKFLVKRYGPFIVTCFVFWGSLPLAVFFIPDFIKHVPGMSGEAWFMMIGMVVLASIIPFLLYNHAMKELGPVEGTAVNLIIPFLGSLVSFAFGGFDLSNETLIGGIVTFVGVGFFVGKGILRQDEVKS
- a CDS encoding EamA family transporter — protein: MKSRTVAYIELFLAAITWSSFFIFSKELEKVGLEPVNIISARMIFAALIYAAIALPLKLKIPSIIKNPLLITPGLTFFVAAVMIATGEEGQSPGLTAFIGFLVPIIISLFFLEKLHIKLSHLGIVSLIVAIIGFTLTGFGDEIRMNLSVIYTFIGACFAGLYFVTQKFLVKQHGPYVVTFFAFWGAVPIAIFFIPSFLGQVSLMNGYSWIMLMGLTIFSTLIPFFLYTHAMRDLGPAEGTAVNLLIPFAGSLLSFAIGGYGLTSISVIGGLLTLVGVCFYVFKGINRQDDPVK
- a CDS encoding glycosyltransferase, with translation MINVLELIDGGFLGGGQTHILSIAKNIDKSKFNAIIAGSSNGKFKEETIHRGFEFTGIYLPKIYRGKYLQAIDEIVTDSDIQIIHSHGGVAGMYARFYKKKYEKVKAVHTIHGIHYTRTRNFLRKWFSHSIEQSLVKYTDKFICVSNEDKKLAEKMKIIDSSKTAIIKNGIDVSRFSGGKVHSDLKKKLGIQNDNIVIGNISRFDFQKNQRMLIDAFSELSSSNDKLRLLLAGDGQFLENCKEQVKRSGIEEKIIFTGEVPNVEEYYPLIDIFVFPSLWEGLSITLIEAMASGRCIIASDIPSNRELITDGKTGELFDLKNKEELKDKIQTLLSDEPKRNKLSQNATVEARKYDEKEMTNMIMNIYSEVSS
- the nadD gene encoding nicotinate (nicotinamide) nucleotide adenylyltransferase, which encodes MKRYGIFGGAFDPPHIAHSILADDVREQMHLDKIIFIPSGKHPLKEHETIAAEHRLNMSKLAFQDDENFEVSDIEIRNENGKSYTVDTLIQLKEKYKDDFVKLYLILGIDNLLEFPKWKQPEKLFLLSEVVIIARPNFVVQDAKPEYTSRVKFLSTPLIEISSSLIRDHVSHDKSIKYLVNSKVEKYIYDNNLYND